One window of Anaerolineales bacterium genomic DNA carries:
- a CDS encoding glycosyltransferase family 39 protein, which produces MHRKPDLPALLLLAALLFGVIVRVYPAMANGFPLNDGGMFLVMTQDLRANGFALPDFTTYNNAEIPFAYPPLGFYVAALLSTLVPGSDLSIFLYLPAFIASLAIPAFYLFARRFSSSRVVAAIATLIYALEPRSFLWLVMGGGITRSFGVVFLLLMLWQALQLFKEYRLHRLILTMLFGAAAVVSHPQTAFHAALGGLIIFLFYGRNKRGILSAFIVALGVGILTSPWWLIVLQRHGLDTFLSAGQTSQRSLEFYLIVLKLHLPSNIPAIPFLILFYIGLLVSFRERNFIYIVWIISAYLSDPRGADGIALFPKAVLAAMGTIQVWAWIDPGKDGSVKRPAVRRGLLFVGVGMLVWFVLVAVITDFRLVNTSLKAGDLAMIEWVNENSDAGTTFALATGREFSMTDPLQEWFPALTGQTSLTTLQGMEWTLAGDFFPWYEQLTEFQKCPNVACLNEWSIRNGRAYDYLIVLIPPDLAEGEMAESLRSLGLSARASAAHVIVYESANALIFEYKK; this is translated from the coding sequence ATGCATCGCAAACCCGACCTCCCCGCTCTTCTTCTGCTAGCGGCATTGCTTTTCGGGGTCATTGTCCGCGTCTACCCGGCGATGGCAAACGGATTCCCACTTAACGACGGCGGCATGTTCCTTGTGATGACGCAGGATTTGCGGGCGAACGGCTTTGCCCTGCCGGATTTTACGACCTACAATAATGCGGAAATCCCTTTCGCCTATCCGCCGCTCGGATTTTACGTCGCCGCGCTTCTTTCCACGCTCGTGCCGGGTTCGGACCTATCCATCTTTCTCTACCTTCCGGCTTTCATCGCCTCACTTGCCATCCCGGCCTTCTATCTTTTCGCCAGGCGGTTTTCGTCCTCCCGGGTCGTCGCGGCAATCGCAACCCTGATCTATGCGCTCGAGCCGCGATCTTTCCTCTGGCTGGTGATGGGCGGGGGCATCACGCGTTCCTTTGGCGTGGTTTTCCTTTTGCTGATGCTTTGGCAGGCGCTCCAGTTGTTCAAGGAGTACCGCCTCCACAGGTTGATCCTGACCATGTTGTTTGGCGCCGCCGCTGTGGTGAGCCATCCGCAGACAGCCTTCCATGCCGCGTTGGGCGGGCTGATCATCTTTCTATTTTATGGACGAAACAAGCGTGGAATTCTTTCCGCGTTTATCGTCGCGCTGGGGGTGGGAATCCTGACATCGCCCTGGTGGCTGATCGTGTTGCAGAGACACGGTCTCGACACTTTCCTCTCCGCGGGGCAGACCAGCCAGCGCAGCCTCGAGTTTTATTTGATCGTCCTCAAATTGCATCTGCCGTCGAATATTCCCGCCATTCCATTTTTGATCCTGTTTTATATCGGTCTTTTGGTTTCGTTCAGGGAGCGGAATTTCATTTATATAGTGTGGATCATTTCCGCGTATCTTTCCGACCCGCGGGGCGCGGATGGAATTGCGCTTTTTCCCAAAGCTGTGCTTGCCGCCATGGGAACGATCCAGGTTTGGGCGTGGATCGACCCCGGGAAGGACGGATCGGTCAAACGTCCGGCAGTGAGGCGCGGATTGCTTTTCGTCGGGGTGGGTATGCTGGTCTGGTTCGTCCTCGTGGCAGTCATCACTGATTTCCGCCTTGTCAACACGAGCCTGAAGGCGGGAGACCTGGCGATGATCGAATGGGTGAATGAAAATTCGGACGCGGGTACAACGTTTGCGCTCGCCACCGGGCGCGAGTTTTCAATGACCGACCCGCTGCAGGAATGGTTCCCAGCGCTGACGGGGCAGACGAGCCTGACCACCCTTCAAGGAATGGAATGGACCCTTGCCGGTGATTTCTTTCCCTGGTATGAGCAGTTGACCGAATTCCAAAAATGCCCAAATGTGGCTTGCTTGAATGAATGGTCGATTCGCAACGGCAGGGCTTACGATTATTTGATCGTGTTGATACCCCCCGATTTGGCGGAAGGCGAAATGGCGGAGTCGTTGAGAAGCCTGGGGCTTTCTGCACGCGCGTCAGCCGCTCATGTCATTGTTTACGAGTCCGCGAATGCGCTGATCTTCGAATATAAAAAGTGA
- a CDS encoding M1 family metallopeptidase, with product MKRTLRIISTAIFVMLACKTLTPTSPTEIPVIEVPPTKTPAPTETVIDEPVDPTAGSSGMGDSLYPGFGNGGYDSISYTLNITVSDVATSDLSAFTAIEAVATQELSRFNLDFAGFEITGITVNSEAAEFDRKGQELTIIPSQVLSKDESFTVVVSYQGIPNPMQSQALPFPTGWIVYDGGIFVLSEPDGSASFFPVNDHPLDKATYTIIVTVPEPYEVAANGVLQDEVDNGDTTTYTFTVRDPMASYLTTININDFDVETMESDGGIPIRNYYAASLPDDVNKPFARQGEMIDYFSELFGPYPFEVYGALVMDTYFGAALENQTMSIFGVDMVDLDDIEGTESVVAHELAHQWFGDSISVADWSDIWLNEGFATYGEALWVEYDYGREGLDDWVASVYTEVNEYPEYYPPPGSPKPYNLFNGGVYLRGGLTLHALRLEVGDDAFFEILRTYYDRYKYGNASTEDFIAIAEEIHGKDLTDLFDAWLYDEDLPPMPGIE from the coding sequence ATGAAACGAACCCTGCGAATCATATCAACCGCGATTTTTGTAATGCTGGCTTGCAAGACACTCACTCCCACATCCCCCACAGAAATCCCAGTCATCGAAGTTCCACCCACAAAAACCCCCGCACCGACAGAGACGGTCATCGATGAACCGGTTGACCCAACAGCGGGCTCTTCCGGCATGGGTGATTCGCTGTATCCCGGGTTCGGCAACGGCGGCTATGATTCCATTTCCTACACCTTGAATATCACCGTCAGCGATGTAGCCACAAGCGATCTTTCAGCTTTTACCGCCATCGAAGCCGTTGCAACCCAGGAATTAAGTCGCTTCAATTTGGATTTTGCCGGGTTCGAGATCACCGGCATCACGGTCAACAGCGAAGCGGCGGAGTTCGATAGAAAAGGACAGGAGCTGACGATCATCCCCTCCCAGGTGCTGTCCAAGGATGAATCATTTACGGTTGTTGTTTCTTATCAGGGCATCCCGAATCCCATGCAATCGCAAGCCCTGCCTTTTCCCACCGGCTGGATCGTGTATGACGGCGGTATCTTTGTCCTGAGCGAGCCGGACGGTTCCGCCAGTTTCTTCCCCGTGAACGATCATCCACTCGACAAGGCGACTTATACCATCATCGTCACCGTGCCGGAGCCGTATGAAGTCGCCGCCAATGGCGTCTTGCAGGATGAAGTCGATAACGGGGATACCACCACCTACACCTTCACCGTCCGCGACCCGATGGCGAGCTATCTCACCACCATCAACATCAATGACTTCGATGTGGAAACCATGGAATCAGATGGCGGCATTCCGATCCGCAATTATTACGCTGCCAGTCTGCCCGACGATGTCAATAAACCGTTCGCCCGCCAGGGTGAGATGATCGACTACTTCAGCGAACTCTTCGGGCCGTATCCGTTCGAAGTGTACGGCGCGCTTGTCATGGATACCTACTTCGGCGCCGCGCTCGAAAACCAGACCATGTCCATCTTCGGCGTGGATATGGTGGACCTCGACGACATCGAAGGCACGGAATCTGTCGTGGCGCATGAGCTCGCTCATCAATGGTTCGGCGACAGCATCAGCGTTGCCGATTGGAGCGACATCTGGCTCAATGAGGGATTTGCCACCTACGGCGAAGCCTTGTGGGTCGAATACGATTACGGCCGCGAAGGTCTCGATGACTGGGTCGCAAGCGTGTACACAGAGGTTAATGAATATCCCGAATATTATCCTCCGCCGGGCAGCCCGAAACCCTATAATCTTTTCAATGGCGGCGTGTACCTGCGCGGGGGATTGACCCTCCATGCTTTGCGGCTCGAGGTCGGCGACGACGCATTCTTTGAAATCCTCCGAACCTATTATGACCGTTACAAATACGGCAACGCATCCACGGAAGATTTCATCGCAATCGCCGAGGAAATTCACGGAAAGGACCTGACCGACCTTTTCGATGCATGGTTATATGACGAAGACCTGCCGCCCATGCCAGGAATTGAGTAA
- a CDS encoding HD domain-containing protein — MNRDQIIQKTAEYIKREFSGDSSGHDWWHIHRVWKNAIAICEIEKADDFIVQLAALLHDLDDWKFNGSGDETPLRARAWLDSCSVDPFVAESVCRIIANISYKGANVENMMESLEGFIVQDADRLDAIGAIGIGRAFAYGGYRNRPLYDPDTPPQMHASFDEYKNSKSATINHFYEKLLLLKDKMNTPTARRIAEERHAVMVKFIEQFMSEWEGRDVISAPENP, encoded by the coding sequence ATGAACCGGGACCAGATCATTCAAAAGACCGCCGAATACATCAAGCGGGAATTTTCAGGCGATTCCTCGGGCCATGATTGGTGGCATATCCACCGCGTCTGGAAGAATGCCATTGCCATCTGTGAGATCGAAAAAGCGGACGATTTCATCGTGCAACTTGCCGCCTTATTGCATGACCTCGACGATTGGAAATTCAACGGGTCGGGGGACGAAACCCCGCTCCGTGCCCGTGCCTGGCTTGACTCTTGCTCCGTCGACCCTTTCGTCGCGGAAAGCGTGTGCCGCATCATCGCGAATATTTCCTACAAAGGCGCGAACGTCGAAAATATGATGGAGTCACTCGAGGGTTTCATCGTCCAGGATGCCGACCGGCTCGATGCCATCGGCGCGATCGGCATCGGCCGCGCCTTCGCCTATGGCGGGTACAGGAATCGCCCATTGTACGATCCAGATACCCCTCCTCAAATGCATGCGAGTTTCGACGAATACAAGAACAGCAAAAGCGCGACCATCAATCACTTTTACGAGAAACTTTTATTATTGAAAGACAAAATGAACACCCCAACCGCCAGGCGAATCGCCGAAGAACGCCATGCTGTAATGGTGAAATTCATCGAGCAGTTCATGAGCGAATGGGAAGGCAGGGATGTCATCTCTGCACCGGAGAATCCATGA
- a CDS encoding TIGR03667 family PPOX class F420-dependent oxidoreductase: MIDFKSKLGRKAMRHLKKEYFIWLTTVDSTGSPQPRPVWFVLEGDSLLVYSQPGAFKLKHIINDPNVSLHFNTPDEKGEEDVIVFGGKTKIDLKAEPADRNGIYMRKYRSGIKGLGATPRKFSEEYSTAVRIKLTSLRGW, from the coding sequence ATGATCGATTTCAAATCCAAACTTGGGCGCAAGGCGATGCGTCATCTCAAAAAGGAATATTTCATCTGGCTTACCACGGTCGACTCGACCGGCAGTCCCCAACCCCGCCCCGTTTGGTTCGTATTGGAAGGCGACTCCCTGCTGGTTTACAGCCAGCCAGGCGCGTTCAAACTCAAGCACATCATCAACGACCCGAATGTCTCCCTGCACTTCAACACCCCGGATGAGAAGGGCGAAGAGGATGTCATCGTTTTCGGCGGGAAAACGAAGATCGATCTCAAAGCCGAGCCGGCGGACAGGAACGGCATCTACATGCGCAAATATCGCTCAGGGATAAAAGGGCTTGGAGCCACGCCCCGGAAATTTTCCGAAGAATATTCCACAGCGGTCCGCATCAAGCTCACGTCCCTGCGCGGATGGTGA
- the groL gene encoding chaperonin GroEL (60 kDa chaperone family; promotes refolding of misfolded polypeptides especially under stressful conditions; forms two stacked rings of heptamers to form a barrel-shaped 14mer; ends can be capped by GroES; misfolded proteins enter the barrel where they are refolded when GroES binds), with the protein MAAKQLVFSEEARRKLKNGMNAVANAVSATLGPKGRNVAVDRKFGSPTITHDGVSVAKEIELEDPFENMGAQLLKEAATKTNDIAGDGTTTSTVLAHAIVNEGLKALEAGYNPMLLKRGIELATETVVAELKKNSVKIDTKEEIASVATNSAADEEVGQLIADVMDKVGKDGVITVEESKTMQFETEFVEGMQFDRGYLSPYFITHADQMEAQISEPYVLIYDKKISAAADIVPLLEKLVQIGKRELVIIAEDVDGEALATMILNKIRGMLNVLAIKAPGFGDRRKAMLQDIAILTGGQVVSEEMGRKLESVTVQDLGKAEKVVSDKENTTIIGGKGKKGDIEGRIKEIRIEIEKSTSDYDKEKLQERLAKLSGGVAIIRVGAATETEMKERKHRVEDALSAARAAVEEGIVPGGEISLINASAKLDKLAKENAEDGEEIRVGINIVKKALEAPIRKLASNAGQDGSVIIDTVRRTAAEKKDKNIGYNVLTDKYVNMIDAGVIDPVKVVRGALENAASIAAMILTTDVLITDMPEKEKAPAMPPGGMGGMDY; encoded by the coding sequence ATGGCAGCGAAACAACTGGTATTTTCCGAAGAAGCCCGCCGCAAGCTCAAGAACGGCATGAACGCCGTTGCGAATGCGGTATCCGCCACGCTCGGTCCGAAGGGACGCAATGTGGCTGTCGATCGCAAGTTCGGCTCCCCCACCATCACGCACGACGGCGTTTCCGTGGCGAAGGAGATCGAACTTGAAGATCCGTTCGAGAACATGGGCGCGCAGCTCCTGAAGGAAGCCGCCACCAAGACCAACGATATCGCCGGTGACGGGACCACCACCTCCACCGTGCTCGCTCACGCGATCGTGAACGAAGGTTTGAAGGCTTTGGAAGCGGGCTATAACCCGATGCTTCTGAAGCGCGGCATCGAACTCGCCACCGAGACCGTCGTTGCGGAATTGAAGAAGAACTCGGTCAAGATCGACACCAAGGAAGAGATCGCGTCCGTCGCCACCAACTCCGCGGCGGATGAAGAAGTCGGCCAGCTCATCGCGGACGTGATGGACAAGGTCGGCAAAGACGGCGTGATCACCGTCGAAGAATCCAAGACCATGCAGTTCGAGACGGAATTCGTCGAAGGCATGCAGTTCGACCGCGGCTATCTTTCCCCCTACTTCATCACTCACGCCGACCAGATGGAAGCCCAGATCAGCGAGCCCTATGTTCTGATCTACGATAAGAAAATTTCCGCGGCGGCCGACATCGTGCCCCTGCTCGAGAAACTCGTCCAGATCGGCAAGCGCGAACTGGTCATCATCGCCGAGGATGTGGATGGCGAAGCCCTCGCCACCATGATCCTCAACAAGATTCGCGGCATGTTGAACGTGCTCGCCATCAAAGCCCCCGGCTTTGGCGACCGCCGCAAAGCGATGCTGCAGGACATCGCCATCCTCACCGGTGGACAGGTCGTTTCCGAGGAAATGGGCCGCAAGCTCGAATCCGTCACCGTTCAGGACCTCGGCAAAGCTGAGAAGGTCGTCTCCGACAAGGAGAACACCACCATCATCGGCGGCAAGGGCAAGAAAGGCGATATCGAAGGACGCATCAAAGAGATCCGCATCGAGATCGAAAAGTCCACCAGCGACTACGATAAGGAAAAACTGCAGGAACGCCTTGCCAAATTGAGTGGCGGAGTCGCCATCATCCGTGTGGGAGCGGCGACTGAGACCGAAATGAAGGAAAGAAAGCACCGCGTCGAAGACGCCCTTTCCGCCGCGCGCGCCGCGGTGGAGGAAGGCATCGTTCCCGGCGGTGAGATCTCCCTCATCAATGCCTCTGCCAAGCTCGACAAACTCGCGAAGGAAAACGCCGAAGACGGCGAGGAAATTCGCGTGGGCATCAACATCGTCAAAAAGGCGCTCGAAGCCCCGATCCGCAAACTGGCTTCCAACGCCGGCCAGGACGGCTCGGTAATCATCGATACCGTGCGCCGCACCGCCGCCGAAAAGAAAGACAAGAACATCGGCTACAACGTGCTGACGGACAAATACGTGAACATGATCGACGCCGGCGTGATCGACCCGGTCAAGGTCGTGCGCGGCGCGCTCGAGAACGCCGCCTCCATCGCCGCGATGATCCTTACCACCGACGTGTTGATCACCGACATGCCCGAGAAGGAAAAGGCTCCTGCCATGCCTCCGGGCGGCATGGGCGGCATGGATTACTAA
- the groES gene encoding co-chaperone GroES, whose translation MAKISFKPLGSRVLIEPIEQEETTASGIILPETAKEKPQQGKVLAAGPGDRNEKGERVAMDVKVGDTILFAKYSGTEVKMDGKKLLILRESDILGIVG comes from the coding sequence ATGGCAAAAATCTCGTTCAAACCCCTCGGTAGCCGCGTGCTGATCGAGCCCATTGAACAGGAGGAAACGACAGCGAGCGGAATCATCCTCCCCGAAACGGCAAAGGAAAAACCCCAGCAGGGCAAGGTCCTTGCGGCGGGACCCGGCGACCGCAACGAAAAAGGCGAGCGCGTTGCGATGGACGTGAAGGTCGGCGATACGATCCTGTTCGCAAAATATTCCGGCACTGAAGTGAAGATGGATGGCAAGAAACTGCTCATCCTGCGCGAGAGCGACATCCTCGGAATTGTTGGATAA
- a CDS encoding tetratricopeptide repeat protein, with product MNINYRRSIFRRRDDSSVYRMFLFVILILAGIWLIRSVQQGDIKPLFLPTPTPTRFAASYTLEGDAHFTAGKLDSAIQAYREATRVDTSNADVWAQLSRVQTYSTALIVKQEDILARLDEAIASAEKAVEVNPDSSFAHAVHAFALDWKASYTSNERERQALLQKSEQEAVRAIQLDNTNVLAQAFYAEVLVDQQKWTQAQQVIEQAVAQDPSLMDVHRVNAYVLESLGEYALAIESYDRAIAITPNLTFLYLRAGAGYRRLAFESPNEDVQRQLYEKSLEYFAQTARINQQLGVQDPVPYLSIAKTYSQMGEFFIAIRNVQRAIEFEPSNPVFYGELGVLYHKNRNYETGILALGCAINGCTPEESCDGRGGCGPNDEPAEVIGLPISASTVYYYDVYASELAALSTPKVNYCPQALEVAAIIEASEYIQDPNIAADMTVVRTICSFSPGTTGSGSSPTPTTEPSMTEPAPTP from the coding sequence ATGAACATCAACTATCGCCGCAGTATCTTTCGCCGCCGGGATGACTCGAGCGTTTACCGCATGTTCCTTTTCGTCATCTTGATTCTGGCGGGCATCTGGCTCATCCGCTCGGTACAACAGGGAGATATCAAGCCGCTGTTTTTGCCCACGCCTACCCCCACGCGTTTCGCCGCCTCTTACACCCTCGAAGGCGATGCGCACTTCACCGCCGGGAAATTGGACTCTGCGATCCAGGCTTACCGCGAAGCAACACGGGTCGACACGAGCAACGCGGACGTCTGGGCGCAACTCTCGCGCGTGCAGACCTATTCCACGGCGCTCATCGTAAAGCAGGAAGATATTCTCGCGAGGTTGGATGAAGCCATCGCCTCCGCTGAAAAGGCGGTTGAAGTCAACCCGGACAGCAGTTTTGCCCATGCCGTGCATGCCTTTGCATTGGATTGGAAAGCCTCTTACACATCCAACGAACGCGAGCGGCAGGCGCTCCTGCAAAAATCGGAGCAGGAGGCTGTGCGCGCGATCCAACTGGATAACACCAACGTGCTCGCGCAAGCCTTCTACGCTGAAGTGCTGGTGGACCAGCAAAAATGGACCCAAGCCCAACAGGTCATCGAGCAGGCCGTGGCGCAGGACCCAAGCCTGATGGATGTGCATCGAGTCAACGCCTATGTGCTTGAATCTTTGGGCGAGTATGCGCTTGCCATCGAATCCTATGACCGCGCCATTGCCATCACGCCAAACCTGACCTTCCTTTACCTGCGCGCCGGCGCGGGATATCGCCGCCTCGCCTTCGAAAGCCCCAACGAGGATGTTCAACGGCAGTTGTATGAAAAGTCACTGGAATATTTCGCGCAGACTGCCCGCATCAACCAGCAGTTGGGTGTGCAGGACCCTGTTCCCTATCTTTCCATCGCCAAGACCTATTCTCAAATGGGCGAGTTCTTCATCGCCATTCGCAATGTGCAAAGGGCGATAGAGTTCGAGCCGTCCAACCCCGTGTTTTATGGCGAGTTGGGGGTTTTGTATCACAAGAACCGAAATTACGAGACGGGCATCCTCGCGCTGGGTTGCGCGATCAACGGATGCACGCCCGAAGAATCCTGCGATGGGCGCGGCGGGTGCGGTCCCAACGATGAGCCTGCCGAAGTGATCGGTTTGCCCATCTCAGCCAGCACGGTTTATTACTACGATGTGTATGCCTCCGAATTGGCGGCGTTGAGCACTCCAAAGGTCAATTACTGCCCGCAGGCATTGGAGGTTGCCGCCATTATCGAAGCTTCGGAATATATCCAGGACCCGAACATCGCCGCGGATATGACCGTGGTGCGGACCATCTGTTCCTTCAGCCCGGGGACGACGGGCTCCGGCTCATCCCCAACGCCGACAACTGAACCGTCCATGACCGAGCCTGCGCCTACGCCGTAA
- a CDS encoding tetratricopeptide repeat protein codes for MNKKKRDRPNWFRIIVLCLIVLAAAYINRFVVADIEPLGVPSPTPTISAETLIAEAQNLFGQGKLLPAIDTYQQAIVSQPDNPATHIMLARVLVFAGKYKEAQTAAEDALLLNPDSSMAFAVRAWALSFQGEYLEAETDIKRALELDPNNALAHAYYVEILVDSFYNGLGSFEGVERAIEESRVAQALAPDLLETHRARGYVLEATGNYEEAIREYEAAIAINANIADLHLAIGRNYRILGIYDKAVDSFTRADALNPQDPNPDLLLSRTYATIGEYGKAMQFAESAVANDPADTNLRGNLGVMYYRNSYWPEAVKELSYVVKGGLSDDGHEMEFINLVPDSPRIAEYYFTYGLALSRTNQCGEALQIAQLIISRIPADELAVDNANAIVNRCQENLNAPLSTPEAESTPQAESTPTP; via the coding sequence ATGAACAAGAAAAAGCGGGACCGGCCGAACTGGTTCCGCATCATCGTCCTCTGTCTGATCGTGCTGGCGGCGGCGTATATCAACCGATTCGTCGTCGCGGATATCGAGCCGCTGGGCGTCCCGTCTCCCACGCCCACCATTTCGGCTGAGACGCTTATCGCTGAAGCGCAAAATCTCTTCGGTCAGGGGAAACTCCTGCCCGCCATCGACACGTATCAACAAGCGATCGTCTCCCAGCCGGACAACCCCGCCACGCACATCATGCTGGCGCGCGTGCTTGTGTTCGCCGGAAAGTATAAGGAAGCACAGACCGCAGCCGAAGATGCGCTCCTGCTCAACCCCGATAGCTCGATGGCATTCGCAGTGCGCGCCTGGGCACTGTCGTTCCAGGGCGAATACCTCGAAGCAGAGACGGACATCAAGCGCGCCTTGGAACTCGACCCGAATAACGCGCTGGCTCACGCATATTACGTGGAAATTCTCGTCGATTCGTTTTACAACGGTCTTGGTTCGTTCGAAGGAGTCGAAAGAGCCATCGAAGAATCCCGTGTGGCGCAGGCGCTTGCGCCCGACCTGCTCGAAACCCATCGCGCGCGCGGGTACGTTCTCGAAGCTACCGGCAACTATGAAGAAGCCATCCGTGAATATGAAGCCGCCATTGCCATCAATGCCAACATCGCCGACCTGCACCTGGCGATCGGACGCAACTACCGCATCCTTGGGATTTACGACAAAGCGGTGGATTCCTTTACCCGCGCCGACGCGCTCAACCCCCAAGACCCCAACCCTGATCTGCTTTTATCGCGTACCTACGCCACCATCGGCGAATACGGCAAAGCCATGCAGTTCGCCGAATCAGCGGTCGCGAACGATCCCGCCGACACCAACCTGCGCGGCAATCTCGGCGTGATGTATTACCGCAATTCCTACTGGCCCGAAGCCGTGAAGGAACTTTCCTATGTGGTCAAGGGCGGTCTTTCCGACGACGGTCATGAAATGGAGTTCATCAACCTCGTGCCCGATTCGCCGCGCATCGCCGAATATTATTTCACCTACGGGCTGGCGCTTTCCCGCACGAACCAATGCGGCGAGGCTTTGCAGATCGCGCAGTTGATCATCTCGCGCATCCCTGCCGACGAACTGGCGGTGGACAACGCGAACGCGATCGTCAACCGCTGTCAGGAAAACCTGAACGCGCCTCTTTCCACGCCGGAGGCTGAGTCCACGCCTCAAGCAGAATCCACCCCGACCCCATGA
- the trmD gene encoding tRNA (guanosine(37)-N1)-methyltransferase TrmD, translating to MQFEVFTLLPEVFPSYLETSILKRARERGLIDVRIHNIRDYTHDRHHTTDDLPYGGGGGMVMKPEPVFEAVESVLGLVSPQTPPEPVSNIPIILLTPQGRVFNQTIAAELSQHPLIALICGRYEGIDERIRERLVTDEISIGDYVLTGGELPALIVIDAVARLLPDVLGDPTGAEDDSHAMGLLEYPHYTRPPEFRGSKVPDVLLSGDHAKIDKWRREQALERTFRKRPDMLEKAELTKEDLKFIESLRHS from the coding sequence ATGCAATTCGAGGTGTTCACACTTCTGCCCGAAGTCTTTCCCTCCTATCTCGAAACCAGCATACTCAAGCGCGCACGCGAACGGGGGCTCATCGATGTGCGCATTCATAATATCCGCGATTACACGCACGACAGGCATCACACCACCGACGATCTACCCTACGGCGGAGGCGGCGGTATGGTGATGAAACCGGAGCCGGTTTTCGAGGCGGTCGAATCCGTTCTGGGACTTGTTTCGCCGCAGACTCCGCCCGAACCTGTTTCAAACATCCCCATCATTCTCCTCACCCCGCAGGGACGAGTCTTCAACCAGACCATCGCCGCTGAATTATCACAGCATCCACTCATTGCGCTCATCTGCGGGCGTTATGAAGGCATTGACGAGCGCATCCGCGAGAGACTGGTCACCGATGAAATCTCCATCGGCGACTACGTGCTGACAGGGGGGGAACTGCCCGCATTGATCGTTATCGACGCTGTTGCCCGCCTCCTGCCCGACGTTCTCGGCGACCCCACAGGCGCGGAGGATGACTCTCACGCGATGGGCTTGCTGGAATATCCGCATTACACCCGCCCGCCTGAGTTTCGCGGAAGCAAAGTGCCCGACGTCCTGCTCTCCGGCGACCATGCAAAGATCGACAAGTGGCGCAGGGAACAGGCTTTGGAGCGCACTTTCAGAAAAAGACCGGATATGCTGGAGAAGGCGGAATTAACAAAAGAGGATTTGAAGTTTATCGAGTCGCTTCGCCATTCGTAA